The DNA sequence CGGGTGACACCGGACCTCAGCCCGCCCTCTTCAGCGAGCGTTAAAATTCTGTCGGGCATATTCAGGCCGTAGCGAGGATGCTCCATGCGGATGAGCGCCTCCGCTCCCATACGTTCCCCGCCCGGCTCCGGGAAAACAGTGTCCATCATTTTTGAACTGCGCTCCTGGTGTCAGACATTAAACGTACTCTTTCCCTGCATCGGAACACCGGAAACTCACGACCGCCCCCACCATCTGCCGTAATGACTGTCATACATCTCCTTTCGGGTGGCCGTCTCGCAATATGAACGCCGCACCCGATGCCGATAATAGCAA is a window from the Erwinia sp. genome containing:
- a CDS encoding putative signaling protein (ID:JIFNMEKO_00531;~source:Prodigal:2.6) → MMDTVFPEPGGERMGAEALIRMEHPRYGLNMPDRILTLAEEGGLRSGVTRWVN